ATACGAACCGTTCTACCCGCACGACAATCGGTTGCAGGTAATCTACGACCTGGCCATGGAATTCGACGTACCAGTGATGATTCACAGTGGGGATACCTATAGCCCTACCGGGAAGGTGCGTTACTCGCATCCGCTGCACATCGACGATGTGGCGGTCGACAATCCAGACTTAAAACTGGTGATTTGCCACGTCGGGAATCCATGGATTCGGGACTGCATGGAGGTCGTCTACAAGAATGAGAACGCCCATGCCGATATTAGCGGGCTCGTGCTGGGGGACTTTGAAGACCGGTTCGAGAAATTCATGCTCCAGGAAATTCGGGAGATGATCCTTTACGCAGGCGAGCCGAAATATTTGCTCTACGGTACGGACTGGCCGATCTGCGGCATGAAAAGTTACTTGAAGTTTATCCGCGGCTTGGGACTTCCGGAGAAAAGTTTAGAGCTGATCCTGTGGAAGAATGCGGCTCGATTGTTCAAAATTGATGTCGGCGATCAGCCCTCGTCCACCTAGCCCCATTTGCCCCAGGCCTCAGCATGGATGCCAATGAAAACCAATCCGCCGTCCAAGAGGGACGGCGGTTCCCGCTTCGATTCTTACTTTGGACTCTTTTTGTCCTGGCGATACTTCTCTCGCTGGTGATCTCGAACCTGATCACTTCGTGGCATTTACGCAAGTCGCAAGAGACGATCGCCATGAAGAATGCGGAAATCGATTCGCATCTGGCAGAAATT
The Blastopirellula marina genome window above contains:
- a CDS encoding amidohydrolase family protein; the protein is MIIDCHTHLNNYHEERVVSIKECLDKLQADMHDNSVDYAMVLSSYKITEHRPATRDVVSATRDLDNIFVVAGISYLHYKERDLREIADFLADGLVKGLKLYPGYEPFYPHDNRLQVIYDLAMEFDVPVMIHSGDTYSPTGKVRYSHPLHIDDVAVDNPDLKLVICHVGNPWIRDCMEVVYKNENAHADISGLVLGDFEDRFEKFMLQEIREMILYAGEPKYLLYGTDWPICGMKSYLKFIRGLGLPEKSLELILWKNAARLFKIDVGDQPSST